A part of Camelus ferus isolate YT-003-E chromosome 6, BCGSAC_Cfer_1.0, whole genome shotgun sequence genomic DNA contains:
- the CEBPE gene encoding CCAAT/enhancer-binding protein epsilon, translating to MSHGTYYECEPRAGQQPLEFSGARAGPGELGDMCEHEASIDLSAYIESGEEQLLSDLFAVKPATEARGLKGPGTPAFPHYLPPDPRPFTYPPHTFGPDRKALGPGIYSSPGSYDPRAVAVKEEPRGPEGSRGASRSGYNPLQYQVAHCGQTAMHLPPALATPSQPLRVLKAPLAAAAPPCSPLLKAPSPAGPSHKGKKTVNKDSLEYRLRRERNNIAVRKSRDKAKRRILETQQKVLEYMAENERLRSRVEQLTQELDTLRNLFRQIPEAANLIKGVGGCS from the exons ATGTCCCACGGGACCTACTACGAGTGTGAGCCCCGGGCTGGCCAGCAGCCACTCGAGTTCTCAGGGGCCCGAGCAGGGCCCGGGGAGCTGGGGGACATGTGTGAGCATGAGGCCTCCATCGACCTGTCTGCCTACATCGAGTCTGGGGAGGAACAGCTCCTCTCCGACCTCTTCGCTGTGAAGCCGGCAACCGAGGCCAGAGGCCTTAAGGGCCCCGGaacccctgccttcccccactACCTGCCGCCTGACCCGCGGCCCTTCACCTACCCTCCACACACCTTCGGCCCTGACAGGAAGGCCTTGGGGCCTGGCATCTACAGCAGCCCGGGGAGCTACGACCCCAGGGCCGTGGCCGTGAAGGAGGAGCCTCGGGGGCCTGAGGGCAGCCGGGGGGCCAGCCGCAGCGGCTACAACCCTCTGCAGTACCAAGTGGCGCACTGTGGGCAGACGGCCATGCACCTGCCCCCGGCCCTGGCAACACCCAGCCAGCCCCTGCGCGTCCTCAAG GCCCCTTTGGCCGCTGCTGCGcccccctgcagccccctcctcaAGGCGCCGTCCCCGGCCGGCCCCTCACACAAGGGCAAGAAGACGGTGAACAAAGACAGCCTGGAGTACCGGCTGCGGCGGGAGCGGAACAACATCGCGGTGCGCAAGAGCCGGGACAAGGCCAAGAGGCGCATTCTGGAGACGCAGCAGAAGGTTCTGGAGTACATGGCTGAGAACGAGCGTCTGCGCAGCCGGGTGGAGCAGCTGACCCAGGAGCTGGACACCCTTCGCAACCTCTTCCGCCAGATCCCCGAGGCCGCCAACCTCATCAAGGGCGTGGGGGGCTGCAGCTGA